From Pseudomonas putida, one genomic window encodes:
- a CDS encoding alginate export family protein — MTRPLNRWWVPVVLLSIGQCVQAASPLEQSRPGRPGAPRWVEDYRFLDAPAKASDPFDGVRYHRLSESAWLQLGAEARYRADVFNKPFFGLRGLNDDSYLMQRLQAHADLHLFDDAVRTFVQVENTRAFGKDLYSPNDESRNEVRQAFVDFNHDVAQGRYTTRIGRQEMGLGDQAWVTYRDSPNIRLSFDGVRASLNLKDGRKLDAFAFRPLKTGEDSWDDGSNNAVKFYGLYGTLPLTAAWNIDLFAFGLETDDRSLAGEAGDEQRYTFGTRLFGRQQALDWSWNLAGQTGHLGNASIRAWALSSDTGYTFAHPWQPRLGMRIDAASGDRELGDGKVNTFDPLFPRNGVYGEASLTTLSNLIVVGPTLGFSPWRTLRFEPGVFEVWKQRAEDGVYMPGMSMLANTRGTGRHVGTIYRANTRWLATPNLTLDVDLKYYDVSSAIKDAGGEDSSFISLRATFRL; from the coding sequence ATGACCAGGCCGTTGAACCGGTGGTGGGTGCCCGTTGTACTGCTTTCCATAGGCCAATGCGTGCAGGCGGCCAGTCCGCTTGAACAGAGCCGGCCAGGCCGGCCCGGTGCGCCTCGCTGGGTCGAGGACTATCGCTTCCTGGATGCCCCGGCCAAGGCCAGCGACCCATTCGATGGGGTGCGCTACCATCGCTTGTCCGAGTCGGCCTGGCTGCAGCTGGGGGCCGAAGCCCGTTACCGGGCCGATGTATTCAACAAGCCATTTTTCGGCTTGCGCGGGTTGAACGACGACTCCTATCTGATGCAGCGCTTGCAGGCGCACGCCGACCTGCATCTGTTCGATGATGCTGTGCGCACGTTCGTCCAGGTGGAGAACACCCGGGCTTTCGGCAAGGACCTGTACTCCCCCAACGATGAAAGCCGCAATGAAGTGCGCCAGGCCTTCGTCGACTTCAATCATGACGTTGCCCAAGGGCGCTACACCACCCGCATAGGCCGCCAGGAGATGGGGCTTGGCGACCAGGCGTGGGTCACCTACCGGGACTCACCCAACATCCGCCTGAGCTTCGATGGCGTGCGCGCCAGCCTCAACCTCAAGGACGGCCGCAAGCTCGATGCCTTCGCGTTTCGGCCGCTCAAGACCGGCGAGGACAGCTGGGACGACGGCAGCAACAATGCGGTGAAGTTCTATGGCCTGTACGGTACCTTGCCGCTTACGGCAGCCTGGAACATCGACCTGTTCGCCTTCGGCCTGGAAACCGATGACCGCAGCCTGGCGGGTGAAGCAGGCGATGAACAACGCTATACCTTCGGCACGCGGTTGTTCGGCCGCCAGCAGGCCCTGGACTGGAGCTGGAACCTGGCCGGGCAGACCGGCCACCTGGGCAATGCCTCGATCCGTGCCTGGGCACTGTCCAGCGACACCGGCTACACCTTCGCCCACCCCTGGCAGCCGCGGTTGGGCATGCGCATCGACGCCGCCAGCGGTGACCGCGAACTGGGCGATGGCAAGGTCAACACCTTCGACCCGCTGTTCCCGCGCAATGGCGTTTATGGCGAGGCCAGCCTGACCACCTTGAGCAACCTCATCGTGGTCGGGCCGACGTTGGGCTTTTCACCCTGGCGTACCTTGCGCTTCGAGCCGGGCGTCTTCGAGGTGTGGAAGCAGCGTGCAGAAGACGGTGTGTACATGCCTGGCATGAGCATGCTGGCCAACACCCGGGGCACCGGGCGCCATGTGGGCACCATCTACCGCGCCAACACCCGTTGGTTGGCGACACCCAATCTGACCCTGGACGTCGACCTGAAGTACTACGACGTCAGTTCCGCCATCAAGGACGCCGGTGGGGAAGATTCTTCGTTCATCTCGTTACGTGCCACGTTCAGGCTTTGA
- a CDS encoding formylglycine-generating enzyme family protein: MMARVAGCALLAAGLLAVAYGAWPHAPAPVLLCEGYSGLPGRQDGMVHLPGGAFTFGSDRFYDEEGPPHAAKVSGFWVDRHPVTNAQFARFVAVTGYRTQAERGISAEADPTLPDTLRVPGAMVFQQGPKVLAPGWQFVPGASWRHPQGPGSDLAGLENHPVVQVTLEDAQAYARWAGRALPSEAQLEYAMRGGLDDADFSWGKTELPKGKLMANTWQGQFPYNNTAADGFSGTSPVGCFPANRFGVFDAGGNVWELTRTGYRPGHDARRDAALDPPGPALSESYDPTEPGVPVVVIKGGSHLCSADLCMRYRPSARQPQPVFIATSHVGFRTVRQ, translated from the coding sequence ATGATGGCCCGGGTAGCCGGCTGCGCGCTGCTCGCCGCTGGCTTGCTCGCCGTGGCCTACGGCGCCTGGCCACACGCCCCGGCGCCGGTACTGCTGTGCGAGGGCTACAGCGGCTTACCCGGCAGGCAAGATGGCATGGTGCACTTGCCGGGGGGCGCCTTCACCTTCGGCTCCGACCGTTTCTACGATGAAGAAGGCCCGCCACATGCGGCAAAGGTGTCGGGCTTCTGGGTCGACAGGCACCCGGTCACCAACGCCCAGTTCGCCCGGTTCGTGGCCGTTACCGGCTACCGTACCCAGGCCGAACGGGGCATCAGCGCCGAGGCGGACCCCACCCTGCCCGACACGCTGCGCGTGCCGGGCGCTATGGTGTTCCAGCAAGGGCCGAAGGTGCTCGCTCCCGGCTGGCAGTTCGTGCCGGGGGCTAGCTGGCGACACCCGCAAGGCCCTGGCAGTGACCTGGCAGGGCTGGAAAACCACCCGGTGGTGCAAGTGACACTGGAAGATGCCCAGGCCTACGCGCGCTGGGCGGGCCGTGCACTGCCCAGCGAAGCGCAACTGGAATACGCCATGCGTGGCGGGCTGGACGATGCCGACTTCAGTTGGGGCAAGACTGAACTGCCCAAGGGCAAGCTGATGGCCAACACCTGGCAGGGCCAGTTCCCCTACAACAACACGGCCGCCGACGGCTTCAGCGGTACTTCACCGGTGGGCTGCTTCCCGGCCAACCGGTTTGGTGTGTTCGATGCAGGGGGCAATGTCTGGGAGCTGACCCGCACCGGTTACCGCCCGGGCCACGATGCGCGACGCGACGCGGCCCTCGACCCGCCCGGCCCCGCCTTGAGCGAAAGCTACGACCCGACAGAACCCGGCGTACCGGTGGTGGTGATCAAAGGCGGATCGCACCTGTGCTCAGCGGACCTGTGCATGCGTTACCGGCCCTCGGCGCGCCAGCCCCAGCCGGTCTTTATCGCGACTTCGCACGTGGGGTTCAGAACGGTTCGGCAATGA
- a CDS encoding nucleobase:cation symporter-2 family protein produces MSPCKVHAVDEVLPLRQLFTFGLQHVLVMYAGAVAVPLILGSALGLTQAQVVTLINANLFTSGIATLIQTLGFWRFGARLPLIQGCSFIALAPMIMIGKQFGLQEVFGAVIAAGAITIALAPLFSRLLRFFPPVVIGSLITIIGISLMPAAAIWLGGGDPGAADFGAPANLLLGIATVAITLLIHARFSGFIGNLSVLLGLLGGSLLAAAFGMTHFGKVSQAAWFELSPPMAFGAPQFSTTPILIMVLAMLVIMAETTGNCLAIGKLVGKPTDATTLGDAFRADGLSTMLGGLFNSFPYNAFTQNTGLIALSNVKSRFVVAAAGAIMVLMGLFPKLGALIAAVPTPVLGGCAIVMFGMTTVAGIQALSRVPFEGTRNGIIVAVSISIGVLPMSFPGLFQHLSGPLKLVLESGIFLGAITAITLNLLLNNTKTTDPDRADASVAK; encoded by the coding sequence ATGAGCCCATGCAAGGTCCACGCTGTAGACGAAGTATTACCGCTGCGCCAACTGTTCACCTTTGGCCTGCAGCACGTACTGGTGATGTATGCCGGCGCGGTCGCCGTGCCGCTCATCCTCGGCAGCGCACTGGGCCTGACCCAGGCGCAGGTAGTGACGCTGATCAACGCCAACCTGTTCACCTCGGGTATCGCCACCCTCATCCAGACCCTCGGTTTCTGGCGCTTCGGGGCGCGCCTGCCGTTGATCCAGGGCTGCTCGTTCATCGCGCTGGCACCGATGATCATGATCGGCAAGCAGTTCGGCCTGCAGGAGGTGTTCGGTGCGGTGATTGCTGCCGGCGCTATCACCATCGCCCTCGCGCCGCTGTTCAGCCGGCTGCTGCGTTTCTTCCCGCCGGTGGTGATCGGCAGCCTGATCACCATCATCGGTATTTCGCTGATGCCTGCAGCGGCCATCTGGCTGGGGGGCGGCGACCCGGGCGCGGCGGACTTCGGCGCCCCCGCCAACCTGTTGCTGGGCATCGCGACGGTGGCCATCACGCTGCTGATTCATGCACGCTTTTCAGGCTTTATCGGCAACCTCAGCGTGCTGCTCGGCCTGTTGGGCGGCAGCCTGTTGGCCGCAGCCTTCGGCATGACGCACTTCGGCAAAGTCAGCCAAGCCGCCTGGTTCGAGCTGAGCCCGCCCATGGCCTTCGGTGCGCCACAGTTCTCTACCACGCCAATCCTCATCATGGTGCTGGCCATGCTGGTGATCATGGCCGAAACCACCGGCAACTGCCTGGCCATCGGCAAACTGGTCGGCAAGCCCACAGACGCCACCACACTGGGCGACGCTTTCCGCGCAGACGGGCTATCGACGATGCTCGGCGGGCTGTTCAACAGTTTCCCGTACAACGCCTTCACCCAGAACACCGGGTTGATCGCGCTTTCCAACGTCAAGAGCCGCTTTGTGGTGGCCGCCGCCGGCGCAATCATGGTGCTGATGGGGCTGTTTCCGAAACTGGGCGCGCTGATCGCTGCCGTGCCCACGCCGGTGCTGGGCGGCTGCGCCATCGTCATGTTCGGCATGACCACGGTGGCCGGGATCCAGGCGCTCTCCCGCGTACCGTTCGAAGGCACCCGCAACGGCATCATCGTTGCCGTTTCGATCAGCATCGGCGTATTGCCAATGTCCTTCCCCGGGCTGTTCCAGCACCTGAGCGGCCCGCTCAAGCTGGTGCTGGAGAGCGGTATTTTCCTCGGCGCGATCACGGCGATCACGCTCAATCTGCTGCTCAACAACACCAAGACCACTGACCCGGACCGCGCCGATGCCAGCGTGGCCAAGTGA
- a CDS encoding helix-turn-helix transcriptional regulator — MKRTQQINQVRWDLALRYRLIETVAWWEGRLTTGHLMQSFGISRQQASKDINTYISEHAPKNLTYDKQLKGYVPGRQFKPLFIDDSANAYLQLLNQTHSRAPHVEGLALAYAHTKVLEVPDRTIRPDVLRPLLKACRNNEVLSIEYVSLANPVPEIRLISPHTLVYTGMRWHVRAYCEKNRKYRDFVLSRFRGVPEFERMSEHLIDDDEEWNTMIDVIIEPDSRLNPEQKAIIEIDLGMQAGELVIPTRCALVGYVLQRYQIDPKKLEPKASAQQIVVKNLEALRPWLYL, encoded by the coding sequence ATGAAACGCACTCAGCAAATAAACCAGGTCCGCTGGGACCTGGCACTTCGCTATCGCCTGATCGAAACCGTAGCCTGGTGGGAGGGCCGGCTGACCACGGGGCACTTGATGCAGAGCTTCGGCATAAGCCGCCAACAGGCCTCCAAGGACATCAATACCTACATCAGTGAGCATGCGCCTAAAAACCTTACATATGACAAGCAACTGAAGGGTTATGTACCCGGCAGGCAGTTCAAGCCGCTGTTCATCGATGACAGTGCCAATGCCTATCTGCAATTACTCAATCAGACCCACTCGCGGGCGCCGCATGTGGAGGGATTGGCGTTGGCGTATGCCCACACCAAGGTGCTGGAAGTACCCGACAGGACGATTCGCCCGGACGTGCTGCGCCCTCTGCTCAAGGCCTGCCGTAACAATGAAGTGCTCTCTATCGAATACGTGTCGCTGGCCAACCCGGTACCGGAAATACGCCTGATTTCGCCCCACACCCTGGTCTACACCGGCATGCGCTGGCACGTACGCGCGTATTGCGAGAAGAATCGCAAGTACCGGGATTTTGTGCTGAGCAGGTTCAGGGGCGTACCAGAGTTCGAGCGCATGAGCGAGCACCTGATCGATGACGATGAGGAATGGAACACCATGATCGATGTGATCATCGAGCCAGACTCCCGTCTCAACCCCGAACAGAAGGCCATTATCGAAATTGACCTGGGTATGCAGGCCGGTGAGCTGGTGATCCCGACCCGCTGCGCACTGGTGGGCTATGTACTGCAGCGCTATCAGATCGACCCGAAAAAGCTTGAGCCCAAGGCATCGGCGCAGCAGATCGTGGTGAAAAACCTGGAGGCGTTGAGGCCTTGGCTGTACCTGTGA
- a CDS encoding 5'-nucleotidase: MPYPIEQKLVVGVASSALFDLTVSDDIYQADGVEAYRLHQEANLDVPFPKGVAFPFIRRFLSINKAFPEQLPVEVVLLSRNSPETGLRVFRSIAHYGLDITRAAFMSGRSPYEYIPAFNASLFLSAHEGDVQRAIDADYPAGLVLPSKIYDDEIDTELRVAFDFDGVIADDEAESVYKQRQDLTEFQAHEHAHKAIPHQPGPLADLYRKLSLIRTLEDQKLALDPAYKRILRIAIVTARNAPSHERGVTTLKNWGVSPDESFFLGGMEKDRVLSILKPHMFFDDQRSHLMSAAGDLPMVHVPFGVANRAVGVEVAEHPVNLAELDSTAE; this comes from the coding sequence ATGCCCTACCCCATCGAACAGAAACTCGTCGTCGGCGTCGCTTCCAGTGCACTGTTCGACCTGACCGTCTCGGACGATATCTATCAGGCAGATGGCGTGGAAGCCTACCGCCTGCACCAGGAGGCCAACCTTGACGTACCCTTTCCCAAAGGTGTGGCGTTTCCCTTCATCCGCCGCTTCCTGAGCATCAACAAAGCGTTCCCCGAGCAGTTGCCCGTAGAAGTGGTGCTGCTCTCGCGCAACTCACCCGAAACCGGCCTGCGGGTGTTCCGCTCCATCGCCCATTACGGCCTGGACATCACCCGCGCCGCGTTCATGTCCGGCCGCTCGCCCTACGAATACATCCCGGCCTTCAACGCCTCGCTGTTTCTAAGCGCCCACGAAGGGGACGTGCAGCGCGCCATCGACGCCGACTATCCCGCCGGCCTGGTGTTGCCGAGCAAGATCTACGATGACGAGATCGATACCGAATTACGGGTGGCTTTCGACTTCGACGGCGTGATCGCCGATGACGAAGCCGAAAGCGTGTACAAGCAGCGCCAGGACCTGACTGAGTTTCAGGCCCACGAGCATGCGCACAAGGCCATACCGCACCAACCGGGGCCCCTGGCGGATCTGTACCGCAAACTTTCGCTGATTCGTACGCTTGAAGACCAGAAACTGGCGCTCGACCCGGCGTACAAGCGCATCCTGCGCATCGCCATCGTCACTGCGCGCAATGCCCCATCGCATGAACGTGGGGTGACGACCTTGAAAAACTGGGGCGTTTCGCCGGATGAATCGTTCTTTCTCGGAGGCATGGAGAAAGACCGGGTGCTGTCGATTCTCAAGCCACACATGTTCTTCGATGATCAGCGCAGCCACCTGATGTCGGCCGCAGGGGATTTGCCGATGGTGCATGTGCCATTCGGAGTGGCGAACAGGGCGGTGGGTGTCGAGGTTGCCGAGCACCCAGTGAACCTTGCCGAACTCGACAGCACCGCAGAGTAA
- a CDS encoding LysR family transcriptional regulator, translating into MRFSLEQLQVFVAAVQAGSFSAAARRLGRTQSTVSAAIANLETDLGVALFDRSSRIPALTAAGHKLQLRAEGILERCYALEGSADNLAQQAEPALTLAIEVPYGSLIPVFKAFDQAFPFVDLLIRHPVHGDVSEMVHKGEADLGIAFSQPGYPPVLAFQQLGKLIMAHVCHATHPLAQLQTCTFADLHAHRRLAFFAHAQKLPSSEYLRTAQLWQAESYLALVEMVRGGLGWATLPRQLVQRELDAGELIELQLQAYPHTDWLVGVDLLWHQQHRPGKAALWLRDCLQRTKVFELDRRGMPTTL; encoded by the coding sequence ATGCGTTTTTCGCTGGAGCAATTGCAGGTGTTCGTTGCCGCGGTACAAGCGGGCTCGTTTTCGGCAGCGGCGCGGCGCCTGGGGCGTACGCAGTCCACCGTCAGCGCTGCAATCGCCAACCTGGAAACCGACCTGGGCGTGGCGCTGTTCGACCGTAGCAGCCGCATACCGGCACTGACCGCCGCCGGGCATAAACTGCAGCTGCGAGCCGAGGGCATCCTTGAGCGTTGCTACGCCCTGGAGGGCAGCGCCGACAACCTGGCCCAGCAGGCCGAGCCTGCGCTCACGCTCGCCATCGAGGTGCCGTATGGTTCACTGATCCCGGTGTTCAAAGCGTTCGACCAGGCCTTTCCCTTCGTCGACTTGCTGATTCGTCACCCGGTGCACGGCGATGTCAGCGAGATGGTGCATAAAGGTGAGGCAGACCTGGGCATCGCCTTTTCCCAGCCGGGCTACCCGCCCGTATTGGCCTTCCAGCAGCTGGGCAAATTGATCATGGCGCATGTCTGCCACGCTACCCACCCGCTGGCGCAACTGCAAACCTGCACCTTCGCCGACCTGCACGCCCACCGCCGGCTGGCCTTCTTCGCCCACGCCCAAAAGCTGCCCAGCAGCGAATACCTGCGTACCGCCCAGCTCTGGCAGGCCGAGAGCTACCTGGCGTTGGTGGAGATGGTGCGCGGAGGCCTGGGGTGGGCGACCCTGCCACGGCAGCTGGTGCAGCGGGAGCTGGACGCCGGGGAGTTGATCGAGCTGCAACTGCAGGCCTATCCGCACACCGACTGGCTGGTCGGCGTGGACCTGCTGTGGCATCAGCAGCACCGGCCGGGCAAGGCTGCCCTGTGGTTGCGCGATTGCCTGCAGCGTACCAAGGTGTTCGAGCTGGACCGGCGCGGCATGCCTACCACTTTGTAG
- a CDS encoding arylsulfatase has product MNCLKSLAALGLLMLGTSQAMATPTVKQPNILLIVADDLGFSDLSALGSEIQTPNLDKLLTDGRLMLDFHAAPSCSPTRAMLMSGNDPHLAGLGMMAEARKRLPAGVAVRAGYEGVLGSNVATLAELLHDAGYRTYISGKWHLGMQPAQQPQNRGFDQAYVLLEGGAAHFKQANMALQPNYSSTFRHNGDPIELPDDFYSTTWFTDRLIAAIDDGKASNKPFFAFAAYTAPHWPLQAPDKYLAQYRGRYDQGYEVIARERLARQRKAGLVPADFPLEPQLEGVPGWATLSEQQQRQSARTMEVYAAMVSALDAEVGRLVDHLRQTGELDNTLVLFMSDNGPENATRVDPNWIKEHFDNRLANYGRRDSFLMIGSAWAQVSALPSRRYKMTTYQGGIRVPAFVYHPASIKAGRSDEMASVRDIMPTLLQLAGAPMPGISYRDRAIVPPQGTSALDYLQGKDTRIHAHDEALGWEINGSASLRKGPMKLLWDATDSTPAWHLYDLSKDPGEHHDIAAAHPQQVGDLLRDWKAYAQRSNIAIDADGRPASPAMPLASKP; this is encoded by the coding sequence ATGAACTGCCTCAAATCCCTTGCCGCTCTCGGCCTGCTCATGCTTGGCACCAGCCAGGCCATGGCCACGCCAACCGTTAAACAACCAAACATTCTGCTGATTGTTGCCGATGACCTCGGCTTCTCTGACCTGTCGGCCCTGGGCAGCGAAATCCAGACGCCCAACCTGGACAAGTTGCTGACCGACGGCCGCCTGATGCTGGACTTCCACGCGGCGCCAAGCTGCTCCCCTACCCGCGCCATGCTGATGTCTGGCAACGACCCGCACCTGGCAGGGCTGGGCATGATGGCCGAAGCACGCAAGCGCTTGCCGGCCGGCGTTGCGGTGCGCGCCGGTTACGAAGGGGTACTGGGCAGCAACGTCGCGACCCTGGCAGAACTGCTGCACGATGCTGGCTACCGCACCTACATCTCCGGCAAATGGCACTTGGGCATGCAGCCTGCGCAGCAGCCCCAGAACCGCGGCTTCGACCAGGCCTACGTGCTGCTCGAAGGCGGCGCCGCGCATTTCAAGCAGGCCAACATGGCGCTGCAGCCCAACTACAGTTCGACCTTCCGCCACAATGGCGACCCCATCGAACTGCCTGACGACTTCTACTCCACCACCTGGTTCACCGACCGCCTCATCGCCGCCATCGACGATGGCAAGGCCAGCAACAAACCCTTCTTTGCCTTTGCCGCCTACACTGCGCCGCACTGGCCCTTGCAGGCACCGGATAAATACCTGGCGCAATACCGCGGCCGCTACGACCAGGGCTATGAGGTGATTGCCCGCGAGCGCCTGGCGCGCCAACGCAAGGCCGGGCTGGTGCCAGCAGACTTCCCCCTCGAGCCGCAACTGGAAGGTGTACCGGGCTGGGCCACGCTGAGCGAACAGCAACAACGGCAATCGGCGCGCACCATGGAGGTGTACGCGGCCATGGTGTCGGCCCTGGATGCCGAGGTCGGACGCCTGGTCGATCACCTGCGCCAAACCGGCGAGCTGGACAACACACTGGTACTGTTCATGTCCGACAACGGGCCGGAAAATGCCACCCGCGTCGACCCCAACTGGATCAAGGAACACTTCGATAACCGCCTGGCCAACTACGGCCGGCGTGATTCGTTCCTGATGATCGGCTCGGCCTGGGCGCAAGTCAGCGCCCTGCCCAGCCGCCGCTACAAGATGACCACCTACCAGGGCGGCATCCGCGTGCCTGCCTTCGTTTACCACCCGGCCAGCATCAAGGCCGGACGCAGCGATGAGATGGCCAGTGTCAGGGACATCATGCCGACCCTGCTGCAACTGGCCGGCGCGCCGATGCCCGGCATCAGCTACCGCGACCGCGCCATCGTGCCGCCACAGGGCACCTCGGCGCTGGACTACCTGCAAGGCAAGGACACGCGGATCCACGCCCATGACGAAGCGCTGGGCTGGGAAATCAACGGCAGCGCCTCGCTGCGCAAGGGGCCGATGAAACTGCTGTGGGACGCCACCGACAGCACCCCGGCCTGGCACCTGTACGACCTGAGCAAAGACCCCGGCGAACACCATGACATCGCAGCTGCACACCCCCAGCAGGTGGGCGACCTGCTGCGCGACTGGAAGGCCTATGCCCAGCGCAGCAACATCGCCATCGACGCTGACGGGCGCCCCGCAAGCCCCGCCATGCCCCTGGCCAGCAAACCATGA
- a CDS encoding YkgJ family cysteine cluster protein yields MSRFNCDACGLCCQNLAGQPLYSDLDDGTGVCRHYDKGSSRCGIYEQRPLKCRIDDSYDHIYASHMSRAQFHVLNQAACETLKSKRTR; encoded by the coding sequence ATGTCGCGGTTCAACTGCGATGCCTGTGGGCTGTGCTGCCAGAACCTGGCAGGGCAGCCGCTGTACAGCGACCTGGACGACGGCACAGGGGTTTGCCGCCACTACGACAAGGGCAGCAGCCGCTGCGGCATTTATGAGCAACGACCGCTCAAGTGCCGGATCGACGACAGCTACGACCACATTTACGCAAGCCACATGAGCCGAGCGCAGTTCCATGTGCTCAATCAGGCTGCCTGTGAAACTCTCAAAAGCAAAAGGACACGTTAG
- the mhpT gene encoding 3-(3-hydroxy-phenyl)propionate transporter MhpT gives MRDSSSSSSKPVLTIGLCFLVALLEGLDLQATGIAAPHMAKAFALTPAMLGWVFSAGLLGLLPGAFIGGWLADRLGRKNILIVAVLLFGGFSLGTALADSYASLLVARLMTGLGLGAALPILIALASEAAPEQLRSTAVSITYCGVPLGGAIASIIGMAPLGEDWRVVFYVGGIAPIVIALVLVVWLKESQAFRAQTGEKIAGQGMLAQLFGPGHASRTLLLWVACFFTLTVLYMLLNWLPSLLIGQGFSRPQAGMVQILFNLGGAAGSFLTGRMMDKGHARRAVFIAYIGMLAALAGLGLSTSFAFMLVAGFVAGYCAIGGQLVLYALAPTLYSTQVRATGVGASVAIGRLGSMAGPLAAGQILAAGTGVGGLLLAASPGLVVAAVAARALLARRNRQPQ, from the coding sequence ATGCGTGATTCATCCTCGTCCTCAAGCAAGCCGGTGCTTACCATCGGCCTGTGTTTTCTCGTAGCACTGCTCGAAGGCCTCGACCTTCAGGCGACCGGCATCGCCGCACCACACATGGCCAAGGCGTTCGCGCTGACCCCGGCGATGCTTGGCTGGGTGTTCAGCGCAGGGCTGCTGGGGTTGTTGCCCGGCGCCTTCATCGGGGGTTGGCTCGCCGACCGGCTGGGCCGCAAGAACATCCTGATCGTGGCGGTGCTGCTCTTCGGTGGCTTTTCGCTCGGTACTGCCTTGGCCGACAGCTACGCCTCACTGCTGGTCGCACGGCTGATGACGGGGCTGGGGCTGGGGGCGGCGTTGCCCATCCTCATTGCCCTGGCCAGTGAGGCGGCGCCCGAGCAATTGCGCAGCACCGCGGTGAGCATCACGTATTGTGGCGTACCCCTGGGCGGCGCCATTGCTTCGATCATCGGCATGGCGCCGTTGGGCGAAGACTGGCGGGTAGTGTTCTATGTGGGCGGTATCGCGCCGATCGTCATCGCCCTGGTGCTGGTGGTATGGCTGAAAGAGTCCCAGGCGTTTCGGGCGCAAACCGGTGAAAAGATTGCCGGCCAAGGCATGCTGGCCCAGCTGTTCGGGCCTGGGCATGCAAGCCGCACCTTGCTGCTGTGGGTGGCGTGCTTCTTTACCCTTACCGTGTTGTACATGCTGCTCAACTGGTTGCCGTCGTTGCTGATCGGGCAAGGTTTCAGCCGCCCGCAGGCTGGCATGGTACAGATCCTGTTCAACCTCGGCGGTGCGGCGGGCTCGTTCCTCACCGGGCGGATGATGGACAAGGGGCATGCTCGGCGCGCAGTGTTCATCGCCTACATCGGCATGCTGGCAGCGCTGGCGGGGCTTGGCCTGTCGACGAGCTTTGCGTTCATGCTGGTGGCCGGTTTCGTTGCCGGCTATTGCGCCATCGGCGGCCAACTGGTGCTGTACGCACTGGCGCCGACCCTGTATTCGACGCAGGTTCGGGCCACGGGGGTGGGGGCTTCGGTAGCCATCGGGCGCTTGGGTTCGATGGCCGGGCCGTTGGCGGCGGGGCAGATTCTGGCCGCCGGGACGGGGGTGGGTGGGCTGCTGCTGGCAGCCTCACCGGGGCTGGTGGTGGCTGCTGTGGCGGCACGCGCATTGCTGGCCAGGCGTAACCGCCAACCGCAGTGA
- a CDS encoding nucleoside deaminase, whose amino-acid sequence MTTLHTPAAADLSALDLDLLRQSMRLAEQAKARGRHPFAAIVADAQGRVIASAGNNSMPPEGDPTQHAELVAAALAAKALPAEALANCTLYTSAEPCCMCAGAVYWTGIGRVVYALSEHTLLELTGDHPENPTFSLPCREVFARGQREIVVHGPLLEDEAAAAHKGFWK is encoded by the coding sequence ATGACCACTCTCCACACACCTGCCGCCGCCGACCTGTCCGCCCTGGACCTGGACCTGCTACGCCAGTCGATGCGCCTGGCAGAGCAGGCCAAAGCACGCGGTCGTCACCCCTTTGCGGCCATTGTCGCCGATGCCCAAGGCCGGGTGATCGCCAGCGCTGGCAACAACTCCATGCCGCCCGAAGGCGACCCCACCCAACACGCCGAACTGGTCGCCGCAGCCCTGGCTGCCAAAGCCCTGCCAGCCGAAGCACTGGCCAACTGCACGCTCTACACCAGCGCTGAACCCTGCTGCATGTGCGCCGGTGCCGTGTACTGGACCGGCATCGGCCGGGTGGTGTATGCGCTGTCGGAACATACGCTGCTCGAACTGACCGGGGACCACCCGGAAAACCCGACGTTTTCCTTGCCATGCCGCGAGGTGTTCGCCCGCGGCCAGCGTGAGATCGTCGTGCACGGCCCGCTGTTGGAGGACGAAGCCGCTGCGGCGCACAAAGGGTTCTGGAAATGA